A window of Cottoperca gobio chromosome 16, fCotGob3.1, whole genome shotgun sequence contains these coding sequences:
- the LOC115021514 gene encoding ectonucleotide pyrophosphatase/phosphodiesterase family member 7, translating to MKTMQQLLLLLTAASSAGGIPLSRAPPSNKLLLVSFDGFRWDYDQDVDTPHLDQLGRDGVKAKYITPPMLTMTSPSHFTTVSGRWVEDHEVVHNMMFDAKTNLKVSHRETLTRSEWWDNGVLPLWITAQNQGLKTGSFYFPGGAANYSGQAVNRVVVEDPKPPNETEWRQNIDTVMSWFSDEDFHLVTLYYGEPDRVGHAKGPDHQDRKTIIRQIDRTIGYLREAIARHQLNDSLNVIITSDHGMTTVKKRPQVEELVLNKYLNLLKLASFEILDYGGFGILTPRPGKEQEVFNALSKAPNLTVYKKNELPESFHLAKSERLPPIVVVADLGFNLNSRLIFYVNKGDHGFHNGEMDMKTIFRAFGPDFKKNFVSEPFDSIHIYPLMCKVLQIEPAPHNGSLAVTQNLLHSGGGQRAPRSVCLLLSLLSLLCTFTLL from the exons ATGAAGACGatgcagcagctcctcctgctcctcacaGCAGCGAGCAGTGCTGGCGGCATCCCGCTGAGCAGAGCCCCACCGAGCAacaagctgctgctggtgtCCTTCGACGGCTTCAGGTGGGACTACGACCAGGACGTGGACACGCCGCACCTGGACCAGCTGGGGCGGGACGGGGTCAAGGCTAAATACATCACCCCTCCGATGCTGACCATGACCTCCCCGTCTCACTTCACCACCGTCTCCG GCCGATGGGTGGAGGATCACGAAGTCGTCCACAACATGATGTTTGACGCCAAGACGAACCTTAAAGTTTCTCATAGGGAGACGCTGACCCGCTCAGAGTGGTGGGACAACGGAGTTCTGCCGCTATGGATCACGGCTCAGAACCAG GGTCTGAAAACCGGCTCCTTCTACTTCCCGGGCGGTGCTGCGAACTACAGCGGCCAGGCGGTCAACCGGGTGGTGGTGGAGGACCCCAAACCCCCGAACGAGACCGAGTGGCGCCAGAACATCGACACGGTGATGAGCTGGTTCTCCGACGAAGACTTCCACCTGGTGACGCTGTACTACGGTGAGCCGGACCGCGTGGGCCACGCCAAAGGGCCAGACCACCAGGACAGGAAGACCATCATCCGGCAGATCGACCGCACCATCGGCTACCTGAGGGAGGCCATCGCTCGCCATCAGCTGAACGACAGCCTGAATGTCATCATCACCTCCGACCACGGCATGACCACCGTCAAGAAACGGCCGCAAGTGGAGGAGCTCGTCCTCAACAAGTACCTGAATTTACTCAAGCTTGCCAGCTTCGAGATCCTCGACTACGGCGGGTTCGGCATCCTGACTCCGCGGCCGGGGAAGGAGCAGGAGGTGTTCAACGCTCTGTCCAAGGCGCCCAATCTGACGGTCTACAAGAAAAACGAGTTACCGGAGAGCTTCCATCTCGCCAAAAGTGAGCGACTACCTCCCATTGTGGTCGTCGCAGATCTGGGATTCAACCTGAactct AGACTCATCTTCTACGTCAACAAAGGCGACCACGGCTTCCACAACGGAGAGATGGACATGAAGACCATCTTCAGGGCCTTCGGACCCGACTTCAAGAAGAACTTTGTGTCGGAGCCGTTCGACAGTATCCACATCTACCCTCTGATGTGTAAAGTGCTGCAGATCGAGCCGGCGCCGCACAACGGATCTCTGGCCGTGACCCAGAACCTGCTGCACAGCG gcGGAGGGCAGAGAGCGCCACGGtccgtctgtctgctgctgtcgcTGCTGTCGCTGCTCTGCACGTTCACGCTGCTGTAA
- the mrps12 gene encoding small ribosomal subunit protein uS12m, giving the protein MSSFWGLRPLLTSLLQASQHASAWTGPVLSRTMATLNQMHRQGKPKLRPKPVGATYGHPQLKGVILKTMIRKPKKPNSANRKCAKVRLSNGKEVVVFIPGEGHNLQEHNVVLVEGGRTQDLPGVKLKVVRGKFDCAHVVKKKQ; this is encoded by the exons ATGTCTTCATTCTGGGGTCTGAGGCCGCTGCTGACGTCGCTGCTGCAAG CTTCCCAGCATGCCTCTGCCTGGACGGGTCCCGTCCTCTCCCGGACGATGGCCACCCTCAACCAGATGCACCGCCAAGGGAAACCCAAACTGCGTCCCAAACCTGTCGGCGCCACGTACGGCCACCCCCAGCTGAAGGGTGTGATTCTGAAGACCATGATCCGGAAGCCCAAGAAGCCCAACTCTGCCAACAGGAAGTGCGCTAAAGTGCGGCTGTCCAACGGGAAGGAGGTGGTAGTGTTCATCCCCGGGGAGGGACACAACCTGCAGGAGCACAACGTGGTGCTGGTGGAGGGCGGGAGGACGCAGGATCTGCCCGGAGTCAAACTCAAAGTGGTCAGAGGCAAATTTGACTGTGCTCACGTGGTGAAGAAGAAGCAGTAG
- the LOC115021221 gene encoding zinc finger protein 436-like has translation MNGVEVEQRRDDGPQLPEGNIETSKQSSRASNRRHSCPVCSRDFSRPSRLEDHMTTHSGEKPHGCSVCGKRFTKKVNVAVHQRVHTGEKPYSCADCGVSYAQLGCLRRHRLRHTGERPHRCPVCGHGFIQRRHLVQHERTHTGERPFGCPLCPKRFASRTGLSEHQKSHAEGNLRSCSVCHKVFSTPSSFRDHVRLHSGQQPHRCSLCGKSFNRPGLLRKHLQKHGEQREAAAGSEETLHRCFLCHKDFSSAAKLQQHLQLHEGAPRSFPCDICGRGFGRASRLREHVRSHTGEKPFQCDVCKKRFSMQRVFRRHQEIHRRGGGPRRRQLHAAGLRQRAAEQLSEAKVRPEDEEDEEEEEEEEEEEEEEEEEEEEAVRSLTVGGPGSVKKLHSCSVCGKSYTRPSRLREHLKIHVAEKVHRCSLCAKCFTSSTNLRAHEKTHMAHKPHACSVCPRSFLRPCLLRKHMRIHIRDGLVPQPADGEFWFHMKTEDEEEMMKREEEEEGLNEQESGDLCPPAESRAPPGHQEDGSLWREDEGDEDGDVSGLINSDGEEEAWTPALIEQDGRSEVVPGGEGQSKHCCPVCGRDCFKASALQKHLRIHSGERPFQCPTCRKSFTQQVHMTEHQRIHTGEKPYTCTACDKSFTFSSALRRHQRLHTEARPYQCSICQKTFKQQSSLKSHQLTHSGVRYQCPLCSKSFSRALELTYHVDMHADTRPYFCNICKKNLSGARIFRNHMKKHESANSPLPRAGPAEGERLSP, from the exons ATGAATGGAGTGGAAGTGGAACAAAGACGAGACGACGGTCCGCAGCTTCCTGAAG GAAACATCGAGACTTCCAAACAAAGCAGCCGAGCGTCAAACCGCCGTCACAGCTGTCCGGTATGCAGCCGGGACTTCTCTCGTCCGTCTCGGCTGGAGGACCACATGACCACGCACTCTGGAGAGAAACCGCACGGCTGCTCAGTGTGCGGGAAGCGCTTCACCAAGAAGGTGAACGTGGCGGTGCACCAGCGCGTCCACACCGGTGAGAAGCCGTACTCCTGCGCAGACTGCGGCGTCAGCTACGCCCAGCTGGGCTGCCTGCGCAGACACCGGCTACGACACACTGGCGAGAGGCCTCACCGCTGCCCGGTGTGCGGCCACGGCTTCATTCAGCGGCGGCATCTCGTACAACACGAGCGCACGCACACCGGAGAGAGGCCGTTCGGCTGCCCGCTCTGCCCCAAACGCTTCGCCTCCAGGACGGGCCTCAGCGAGCACCAGAAGAGCCACGCAGAGGGGAACCTGCGCTCCTGCTCCGTCTGCCACAAGGTCTTCTCCACGCCGTCGTCCTTCAGGGACCACGTGAGGCTCCACAGCGGACAGCAGCCGCACCGCTGCTCGCTCTGCGGCAAGAGCTTCAACCGGCCCGGCCTGCTGAGGAAGCATCTGCAGAAACATGGCGAGCAGCGCGAGGCTGCGGCGGGCAGC GAGGAAACGCTTCACCGCTGCTTCCTGTGCCACAAAGATTTCTCCAGCGCTGcgaagctgcagcagcacctgCAGCTCCACGAGGGGGCGCCGCGAAGCTTCCCCTGCGACATCTGCGGTCGAGGGTTCGGCCGAGCGTCCCGGCTGAGGGAGCACGTGCGCTCTCACACCGGAGAGAAACCCTTCCAGTGCGACGTCTGCAAGAAGCGCTTCTCCATGCAGAGAGTGTTCAGGAGGCACCAGGAGATCCACcgcagggggggggggccccGCCGCCGCCAGCTCCACGCTGCAGGACTCAGACAACGAG CAGCTGAGCAGCTCAGTGAGGCCAAGGTGAGGCCGGAAGacgaagaagacgaagaagaagaagaagaagaagaagaagaagaagaagaagaagaagaagaagaagaagaggcggTGCGTTCACTGACCG TCGGGGGTCCCGGCAGCGTGAAGAAGCTCCACAGCTGCTCCGTGTGTGGGAAGAGCTACACAAGGCCGTCCAGACTCCGAGAGCACTTGAAGATCCACGTGGCGGAGAAGGTGCACCGCTGCTCGCTGTGCGCCAAGTGCTTCACCAGCAGCACCAACCTGAGGGCTCACGAGAAGACGCATATGGCCCACAAACCTCACGCCTGCAGCGTCTGCCCCAGGAGCTTCCTCCGGCCTTGCCTGCTGCGCAAACACATGAGGATCCACATCCGGGACGGGCTTGTGCCCCAGCCCGCTGACGGGG AGTTCTGGTTCCACATGAAGactgaggacgaggaggagatgatgaagagggaggaggaagaggaaggtctGAACGAGCAG GAGTCGGGGGATCTCTGCCCCCCTGCAGAGTCCAGAGCCCCCCCCGGTCACCAGGAGGACGGCTCGCTGTGGCGGGAGGACGAGGGGGACGAGGACGGAGACGTCAGCGGGCTGATCAACTCTGACGGGGAGGAGGAGGCCTGGACGCCGGCGCTGATCG AACAAGATGGCCGCTCAGAGGTCGTGCCAGGCGGCGAGGGGCAGAGTAAGCACTGCTGTCCCGTCTGCGGTCGAGACTGTTTCAAAGCGTCGGCGCTGCAAAAGCACCTGAGGATCCACTCGGGCGAGCGGCCCTTCCAGTGCCCCACCTGCAGGAAGAGCTTCACCCAGCAGGTCCACATGACGGAGCACCAGAGGATCCACACCGGGGAGAAACCCTACACCTGCACCGCCTGCGACAAGAGCTTCACCTTCTCCAGCGCGCTGCGCCGCCACCAGCGGCTGCACACCGAAGCCCGGCCATACCAGTGCTCCATCTGCCAGAAGACCTTCAAACAGCAGAGCTCGCTCAAGAGCCACCAGCTCACGCACTCGGGGGTCCGCTACCAGTGTCCGCTCTGCAGCAAGAGCTTCAGCCGCGCCCTGGAGCTCACCTACCACGTGGACATGCACGCCGACACGCGGCCGTACTTCTGCAACATCTGCAAGAAGAACTTGAGCGGAGCCCGGATCTTCCGCAACCACATGAAGAAACACGAGTCGGCAAACTCGCCGCTGCCGCGAGCAGGACCAGCGGAGGGCGAGAGGCTGTCTCCGTGA
- the rpp25l gene encoding ribonuclease P protein subunit p25-like protein: MENYSKARTVEQPSVCPFPGLPPDTPEVRVKDGSKIRNLLRYAQSRMEAKPRAAEDEGRPTAGDGGVAAEGQQEATGRPLCKHIIFTATGKGVSKAVTCAEIMKRRLKTLHQLTRLLFSSVEEVWEPLEPAAGLDSLTVSRNVPAIWILLSREPLDRSQPGYQAPGRYDALWPQSAHREEGGLLTGQKAGHKRKKGGGGEGRGRGPGRQTGRS, encoded by the coding sequence atgGAGAACTACAGTAAGGCTCGGACGGTGGAGCAGCCGTCCGTCTGTCCGTTCCCCGGCCTCCCCCCCGACACGCCGGAGGTCCGCGTCAAAGACGGCAGCAAGATCCGCAACCTGCTGCGTTACGCCCAGAGCCGCATGGAGGCTAAACCCCGAGCGGCCGAGGACGAGGGACGACCCACAGCTGGGGACGGGGGCGTGGCCGCGGAGGGACAACAGGAAGCGACGGGCCGACCGCTCTGCAAACACATCATCTTCACGGCCACCGGCAAGGGCGTTTCGAAAGCCGTCACGTGCGCCGAGATCATGAAGCGGCGCCTGAAGACGCTCCACCAGCTCACCAGGCTGCTGTTCAGCAGCGTGGAGGAGGTGTGGGAGCCGCTGGAGCCCGCTGCCGGCCTTGACAGCCTGACGGTCAGCAGGAACGTTCCCGCCATCTGGATCCTCCTCTCCAGAGAGCCGTTGGACCGCAGCCAGCCTGGGTACCAGGCCCCGGGCCGCTACGACGCCCTGTGGCCTCAGTCTGCtcacagggaggagggggggctgCTCACCGGACAGAAAGCAGGACACAagaggaagaagggaggagggggggaaggCAGAGGGAGGGGACCCGGGCGGCAGACGGGACGCTCCTAG